The Acropora muricata isolate sample 2 chromosome 4, ASM3666990v1, whole genome shotgun sequence genome contains the following window.
AGAATAACACATTTGGTGGTCCATATGGGTTCACTGGAAAGGGAATTCGGGGAATTAAAGCCTTCTGCACGATTACGCGATTGTCGACGTTATACCATAAACACACGTTACCTTGAGAAAAGTATGCGATTCAACTTACCGTAGTGTAACCGAAAACAATCGCCCTTCCCCACTAACAACTTATAGAGGCTGTTAACACATAATAAAAGCTGTGCTTACCTCTCATGTATGAACTTGGAACTGGCGGCGAAATGGCTGGAGCACGACTTTTTAAATAATGACGGTCTCAGTCTGCATTTAAACCCAGTCGTGCATTTTTTTAATAGTACGTAGTCTGCATTTTAAACTAAATCTGCCGGTCTGTGTTTGCATAAAGAGATCCTGGGTTACCTGTCGCGGACTTGTGGTTAGGACATGACTGCAACTGACTGAAGAAAACCACCTCCCTCTCTTTTCAAGTTGTCAGCTGCAACTAATTTAAACTCGGACACAAGCTTGAAATAGGGCGATAGCAAGAGAACTTCTGAGGATTGAGGCTTAGTTACGCACTGGCTAGAGCCTACATAACCACGGAATAAAATGAGAAAGGAGACGGACCACCATCCGTCCCCGTAGAATAAATCATTAGCATAAATTCACGCGAAATTTCAATCATTTACAGTGAGGGTAGGTCTCCCTTTTTCATTTCAAAGCCAGGGCCACCTTTCCTCGTTTCCATGTGGGCTGGGTACAGCAGCTGTGCCGACCACCGGCGTGTCGCGATATGTATAGCAAATGAAGCGACGCTTGCACTAAATTCGGTGCACTTCTTGGGGTATGGAAACATACAATGTACCGTAGACATCTTATCCCTGCTTGATTGGTATACTTATACTTACTTTTGCTACCTCTTTTTGCGAAAGAGAAAGTGGTAAAGCTAAACGGGTTATTTTTAAGAGAGGTTAGGAGGGAATCGAACCACCACACCCCGCCACCGCAGGGAAAAGTGATGACCCCTCCTCCCCATCCAATCGACCTCCATACCCCCAAATCCATTTTATGCGGGAGATTTGGTTATCCGTACGGGAAAGCGGGAGATTTGTTCTGTATCCGGGAGAGCTGGCATGTCTGCGATGTATATGCCCCATATAAACAGTTCACATTTAGTCTCTTGCAGAAAAGTATGATAAGAGTACCGAGGTCACAAAAAGTGACAAAATTCGGCGATTATTCGGGAGATTTCAGACTCTAATCTGGTGACGGGGAGGTAAGGTCCAAGTCTCTTCGGATTATCCAGGAGAGTTGACAGCCCTGTATTTTTTCTTGATAATTGAACGTAGGCGCAAACGAATTACCAAGTGCAGTGAAATTGTTTTGGAAGAATCAAAAGTAAAATAagtgggaagaaaaaaaaaacgtcagaCAACTTGGTTGTTATCAGAAAACACAGCAAAATGACGCATTTTATCTTTCTATTTATCAATCTAcctgtctatctatctatcatcAATCCAAGCATAGGAAAAATTCGTGTACGGTACATTTTAAGTCCCAATACATCACATACCTACCAGGCATGGGATACAAGATGGGTCTACTTACATAACATACCTACCGTAAAACTAAAATGGCTGACAGCGTGTGTACCAAGTTGTTGGTTAGACATTTGCCCTTTCAGTTAAATGTCAACGATAAGACCGagtttttaaaacattttggaGCGAAAGATGTCGTATGTATGGAAAGAAGGGGGAAAATGGTTGGTATATTGTTCGTATAGCTAATTTAGCGTGGAGTTTGGCCAAGCTCTTCTTCCTAATAATGCGGCTATTGCGCTGTTTAAAATTTGTGTTTATTCTCTCTGTCGATAGGTCTACTTTCAAACTTATACTTAATTGTCTATTTATTGTCATTTCGAGGAAGCTGTTGCCCTCCCTTGGTATGATTTGCCTGAGTGAGGGACTAATCTTTTATTTGATGTCAAGTTTGAACTTGTCAACATGCATCTGTCGAGTTATGGTGCTGTCGGGAGGTTGCTGAGCACGAGAAAAGCATAATTGCCTGAGCACGAGAAAAGCATAAGAGTGACACAAGGCAGTAGCTGAGCCCAACTCTAGCTTGTTGAGTTATTAGCAACTTTCCAAGTGTTCTATATTGTAGATTGATTTTAGTATCCTCAAACTCGTTCAAAGCTTAATTACAGATATATATTTCAATGCCTTCATTGCATCATAAGTGTGCATCCATAAGATTTTGGAGAAAATTCCTTGGTCGAAATTGCATACCTTTTGAGGGCTATGTGATAATTAATAATTGTGAACTGAAGTGTTCCAGCCAGAAGTTCAATTGATAACCTTGAAGgaatcaaaatttcaaaaataagagacaaaagagaaagcaaaaagTGCAATAAATATTTTATATTGAAAGACTTCAGTCCAAAGAGTAAAATAAATAGGAAGGACCTCATATCTCAAACAGACTTTCAGACTCAATTGATGAATCACATGAAACTAAACTCCTATATTTTTTGCCAAATTGATATGGTTTTATGTGTTCCTTCCTTActtgaccgttaatttacagtAACTCTAATGTTGTAAATTTATTTGCCATTATGGTGCCTTGGGATAATTATTCATCCAGCCTAGAGATTAATAGGTGATGACAAGACAtttaagtaatatatcaaacacaaggaagagtagtgtttcatcagatatccaaacactgagaagtgggttgaaaaatgAGGTGCAAGccaagtttttttaaccaacttcttTTAAAACAGCTTTGGTGTTCGATAtggcttctcaaagcattattTATTCTTGaggaaattcaaagcaaaagttaaccagattttatgataattaggatcacctAATTATTCAAACCTCCTTCGCTGTagtgatttctttgttttctctttgtgaattattaatgaacttGAGAAGTACAAGCAAAGTTcaccaaaaaaacaaagttttcttcttttctcatTGCATGTTATTTATTACACTCACAGCTCTTTTAAAATAGCAAATCCCCACCTTAACAATCACAGCAGGTACGGTATATACAGATGCTATTGGTACAAATGATTGTAGTACTTTTGGTAATGATGATTATTGGTATTCACTTCTTACAAAAACAACATGGAGTAATCATTAAATGTATTGGCATTCACCTTGAATGATTGTTGACCTTTTACCCCTAGAGAGATGCTGCCTTTGCGGAATTTTCCACTCAAGCAGAAGCAGGGCAGGTAAGGTGGACCATTGACCATTGACCATTGGAAGCTGAACTTTTGCTCATCTTATAAAAACACACTGTAAAAAAATGGCTTTTACTTTTCATAccttagaaattttttttaaactaggTTATTCATTTAAGGGTTATTGTGACCAAATATAGTAATAATTTCTTGATCAAATTATATTTTGGCTAGATTTGAAAAATCTTGTGGTGGCTTTCACCTTAATCCAAAGTCCTGTACATAGTAGTAGTActaagtagtagtagtagttgtgACAAAGATGGCTGACAGCTACTAAAACTGTCATGGTCTTTTTTCTGGGAGGGGAGGTGGGGGGCAGAGGGCTATATTAAAAAGAATTTGAGCATATTCATTACCTGAACTTGATATTTTGACCCACAACATAATAAATTATACCTTGGAATGAAATTAAATCAAGGTGTGAGCAAGTTTGATTCgtaaaaattatttcctttttatctgtgaataataataacatagtTATTAATGTTATGATTTTTAACATTATGAATGATATTCTTATCAGGCATGATAATGTTATTGATTGGATGATAAAAGTTATGGGTAGAATCATATTTAACACAACGCTTTGGTGGCCACATGACTCAGTCCATCATCAGGtcaaaatataatatttaatatttcgtTTAAATACTATATTTTGACCAGATGATGGCGTGATGAGGATACTGAAACATTGTCTGAAATATGATTCTACCCATAATTTTTGTCATCAAATTTATGATATTatttggtcaaaatgaaatggAAGTTGAAACTTTCCTTTGTATCCAAACACgtttatattaatattattcatCACAAAGGTTAGGATATATAGGGAAAATACTGTAATTTGTGAATTAAACCTGACTTCATTTGACCCACAATATGCATAATTTAGAATATTAGACCATACGTTGCTTAGGGGTTTTTTTACAGATGTGTCATAATATGATTTCTTTAAATGATATGCAGGCTTTGTCCCAGCTGCATCAGGTAGAAGTCCTGGGCAGCAGATTAATAGTTGAGTATGCCAAACCATATCATGAGCATCTTGCAGCTCGGCAGTGTAGCAGGTATGTGAATGCTGTGTCCTATACAGTAGTTGAACTGAGTTATCAAAAACAACTTAATACGAATTAGGTTTTTTTAAAGTAGATGGCAGCGTTGGCGTGGATTTTCCCTCAACTGTCACCCTCTTTTTACTGGAAAATTATTGTATCTAACGAAACGTATGCTAGTAACCCATAATAATTCCCCGGTCACCAGTGCATTTTGACAGCCATAGATGATTACAGACTTTAGATTTACAAAATGTCTTGCTTTCTTtgctctgtaattttttttgttgttgattaAATTATGATTAACAAAGATTGAGAttcagaaattgtttttttgccaTTGCAGTAATGTGTATATGATTATTCCTTCCTTTTGGAGagtagaaaaacaaagaaatgtgcTAAGTGCAATGAAATAACcactaaaataaaaataagggaACAGGAAAGGAACAAAGGAACttgaataatattaattttgtatttaatTGTAATAACTAATTAGTATTTTCATTACTTTGTTGCTCCACTGCTTTATCACTTCTTGTATGAAATCTGTTTGATCCTTTTTGCTTTCTAGTTAATATTTATACAGaccatcaataattattgtagctGCATCTTATTTCTTGATtcaaaatttgaacaaaattgaaGATAAAGTTCATGTTCGTCAAGATACAAATTTATAAATTTCTTGCAGTTTTTCACACTCCCAAATTATTAATTCTAAAATGCATGATACTTTTTTTGGTATTGTAGAGTTTCCCCTCAAACAGAACTTGATGATGACAATGCCAGgaatgaaaaggaaacaaaaaagctGGATTCAGAGcaaaacagcaaagaaaaagtgaaatcCAGTGTACAAGGACTTGCACCAGGTCTAGGGTATGGGCATCTTTGTGGCATCACTAGTCTTCACTCTATCAGTGTTTCACAAATCACCAGTGTTGAGTCATAATTAAGGTGGATGGATCTCTATctatcataatattattttttaaaatatcaTCTACCTTGAAGATGTTGCAGGTTAAAGTGAATTTCAGGTAAAAATGAGTTCTCATTTCTAGTAATTTATTTATTGTGTTGAAGGGTCTATTATGTGAGAAATCAAACTTTTTTGAAATCAGTTTGACCTGAAATTCACTTTATCATAAACATgtaattctttgattttgtatCAGGGAAACTTGAAAAACATTCAAGTGTCCCTGAAATATTAATAGTTGCAAGTTTCCCTGatacaaaatcaaagaatttcaTCTCTACATTTATCTCCCGTTAAACATTATTTATTATCAAAGTCTACCATCCCCTTCAGTGAACACTAGCAAGATCTTCAAAGTTGTTCTTAAGGCTTAGAGAGAAGGTCTTGGGAAATGAGGTTGAAAGATTGCCTGCAGCTTTGAATGTGTTCTTGCTTCTAGGAAATTGTCTATGtgtataattttttgttttatatctAGTATTCTACAGCAACTAGGGTCAACTTTTGTTCTGAAAAGTGATTTAAGTGGTCATATGTGTGATCCAGGTAATACTAAGGGCACATTCAATTGATGCTATTCTGGATAAGAATAAACAGAATAACCTCggtatttttctttggaggtaaattttGGAAGGTCTATTTACAACATTTTGACAGGAAACAATGCTGAAATTCTCCTATTCTGATATAAGCATCAAAATTCTTGTAGGTGTTATTTTTAGAAGTATATGTTTGTATTCTTATTCCGCAGCAAGATCAATCGAATGCCCTCTAAGTATTCCAGATGCATTTTTGAGGGAGAGAGCTCTTAAGCCTGTGTATCATTATTGTGGTAGTGTCCTATAGCATGGAGAAGGTTGCTTTTTATATAAGGGACCTTTAGATCCTAGGACCAGGAAGAGAacaagtacgagatttgacAGCCTGTTTTTAGTGAAAATATTTAGAACATTTATAACCTGGATGTTAagtctttctctttgttagcagtgtaggttgctcagttattcttgttgctggtgactgagcctttttgctgatggaAAAATGCCAAGactactaccgtgttcttgacttgttttgactcgacaacatttttgcaaaacctcgcacTAAAATGACGagggtatcacgtttttcccgccaaaacgaCACTGGTTTGCGCGTGCTCAATGTTGTTTTATGAAAAAATCACCTACTCGTTCTTGTCCTCAGTCGTAGAATCTAAAGTTCCCTATAGTTTGGATACTCTAGCATTGTTACTTCATATGTCGTTTgtaatatcttttttttgttttcaggatAAACTACAGTGCTAATCCGGGCTTGTCTTATTTATATCCTCCTGCAAATCCTACAATCCTCACTAACATTGCTCACACATTGGCTTGCGTTCCAAGATTCTACATTCAGGTAAATGTTGGTGGAAAGTAGCAATGATTACTGCATCCAGTGTAGATATGATATGAATTCACTTTGTGTGGCTACTGCAAGATGgaacttattttgttttgcaggtTTTGCATTTGATGAATAAAATGAATCTTCCAGCTCCATTTGGTCAGAAGACCCCCACTCCACCGATGGTGAGCTAATTTCTGTGAACAATCTATGATTTCCTTGATCATTTGCTTGTGTTATTTAGGGAGGAGAGGTTTCGAACTTGACATGGGCTTACCAATTGGCTTCTTCTTTCTGTGCTTAGCTAGCAAACTCACTCTCCTATAAAGTGCAAATGATAAAAATCAATATTTATTATAACCTTAAAGTCATCTTCGTTTTAGCTTAACGATTCAACTGGAGGTCCTCAGGTTGCAGGAGTCTCATCAGAAGAAGATAAATTCATGTCCAGTGAAGAGTCTGAAATTGAAAGTGAtgaggaagaaagagaaaaaaggtGAAATGACTGATAGCATTGTCATAATGATAAGTGTGTGGCTACAACCGTAGGGCCTGCTGAGGATCATAATGTTGTCCTTGTGGCTTTTCAGAGCCACAGAAAGATCAGATTAGTGTTGTATTAGTCATTGTCATCTTCAATGTCTTAAATATTTCCATTATTGTCAGATGTTTTTTGTCATCAACTATATGTCTTCTTACCACAGACAGGACTCATCAAATATTACAAGATGAACATCTTTTTCCAGAGCTAAAGAGAGATCAGAATATTTCTGTCATCCTCATCACATTATTAACTCCGTCATCAATTTCTTGTCATGTGAACGTTCATAGCTTCAAGGGGATTACATTGAGTGCCTCTCGTTGACTTTTTCAGGGCGAAAGAAAGGGCCGAAAACATGCAGCGAATGTCATCTGCAAAACCAGGAGCAAGTTCTAAAAAACGACACAAAGTGCTGCTTCATCCAGCACAGCCGCCTTCTAAAAAGGCTCGATCAACCTCTTCAGGAAAACATACGACCGTTGATAATGCATTTGAACATCCTTCTGGTCAACCCAAGAAGATCGAATTCAAATTCACTGAAGCAATTACTAATATATTTGATTCTGGAGA
Protein-coding sequences here:
- the LOC136912916 gene encoding RNA-binding region-containing protein 3-like, which produces MADSVCTKLLVRHLPFQLNVNDKTEFLKHFGAKDVVCMERRGKMRDAAFAEFSTQAEAGQALSQLHQVEVLGSRLIVEYAKPYHEHLAARQCSRVSPQTELDDDNARNEKETKKLDSEQNSKEKVKSSVQGLAPGLGINYSANPGLSYLYPPANPTILTNIAHTLACVPRFYIQVLHLMNKMNLPAPFGQKTPTPPMLNDSTGGPQVAGVSSEEDKFMSSEESEIESDEEEREKRAKERAENMQRMSSAKPGASSKKRHKVLLHPAQPPSKKARSTSSGKHTTVDNAFEHPSGQPKKIEFKFTEAITNIFDSGEYEPVAASDISEPEGFGRFAPPPEAADDNEEEEGELISEENDEFISSAELRRNRISSREMSEMSAFKNYTAGEPTCRLYIKNLAKHVDEKDLKFIFGRYVDHNIEDEKDRFDVRLMKEGRMKGQAFITLPSEEKAKKAVRDAHGYILHNKPMVIQFARSAKAKD